A single window of Sphingobacteriales bacterium DNA harbors:
- a CDS encoding acyl-CoA dehydrogenase family protein, whose product MEEIKSLKGGEFVIKDSTPAQVFTPEDHTEEQLMVRQKASDFVEKEVMTKTKEIEKQQEGLSKSLLEKAGELGLLSTAIPAQYNGMEQDVITGCIIAEEYGRTGSFATTAIAHIGIGTLPTLYFGTDAQKEKYLPKLATGEWAASYCLTEPNAGSDALGAKTTATLSEDGKSWILNGQKMWITNAGFADLFTVFAKIDGKEFTGFLVEKGTPGLSLGAEEDKLGIKGSSTRQVFFENCKIPVENMLGERGKGHLIAFNILNIGRYKLGATALGGARQAFNMAVTYANERHQFGQPIANFGAIQHKIAEMAIKIFALEVSTYRCANDIGKMEHEALASGTEFSKALLSLQMNIQLNVLSLKFSVLKY is encoded by the coding sequence ATGGAAGAAATTAAATCATTAAAAGGTGGAGAATTTGTAATAAAAGATTCTACTCCAGCACAAGTTTTTACACCAGAAGATCATACAGAAGAGCAACTTATGGTTCGTCAAAAGGCTTCTGATTTCGTAGAAAAAGAAGTAATGACCAAAACTAAAGAAATTGAAAAACAACAAGAAGGTTTATCAAAATCTTTACTAGAAAAAGCAGGAGAATTAGGCTTATTATCAACAGCTATTCCAGCACAATACAATGGTATGGAACAAGATGTAATTACAGGTTGTATTATTGCTGAAGAATATGGACGCACAGGCTCTTTTGCTACTACAGCAATAGCACACATCGGTATTGGTACATTACCAACATTATACTTTGGTACAGATGCACAAAAAGAAAAATATTTGCCAAAATTAGCTACAGGCGAATGGGCAGCATCTTATTGCTTAACTGAGCCAAACGCAGGTTCTGATGCTTTAGGTGCAAAAACAACAGCTACACTTTCAGAAGATGGTAAATCTTGGATTTTAAACGGACAAAAAATGTGGATTACAAACGCAGGCTTTGCAGATTTGTTCACAGTTTTTGCAAAAATTGATGGCAAAGAATTTACAGGATTTTTAGTAGAAAAAGGTACACCAGGTTTAAGTCTAGGTGCAGAAGAAGATAAATTAGGTATCAAAGGTTCATCTACAAGACAAGTATTTTTCGAGAATTGTAAAATTCCAGTAGAAAATATGTTGGGCGAAAGAGGAAAAGGTCACTTAATTGCATTCAATATATTAAACATAGGAAGATACAAATTAGGTGCAACAGCATTAGGTGGCGCAAGACAAGCATTTAACATGGCTGTTACTTATGCAAATGAAAGACATCAATTTGGACAACCTATTGCAAATTTTGGCGCTATACAACATAAAATTGCAGAAATGGCAATTAAAATATTTGCTTTAGAAGTATCAACATATAGATGTGCCAATGATATTGGGAAAATGGAACACGAAGCTTTAGCTAGTGGTACAGAATTTTCAAAAGCATTATTAAGTCTGCAGATGAATATTCAATTGAATGTTCTATCATTAAAGTTCTCGGTTCTGAAGTATTAG
- a CDS encoding YebC/PmpR family DNA-binding transcriptional regulator — protein MGRAFEYRKASKMARWDKMAKNFTRVGREIAIAVKAGGAIPENNPMLRRAIQNAKSVQMPKDRVEAAIKRATSKDEKAYEEVVYEGMGPHAVAIVIETATDNPVRTVANLRTILNKNGGSMGTSGMHDFIFDRKGVFTINSTGLNKDDLELELIDAGLDNLETNDEGQFVIYAAFQDFGSMQNALEARKIEVIKSELQRLPNHTKELSEEQVDEVLELIDKLEQDDDVQHVFHNLS, from the coding sequence ATGGGAAGAGCGTTTGAATATAGAAAAGCATCAAAAATGGCACGCTGGGATAAAATGGCAAAAAACTTTACTCGTGTAGGTAGAGAAATTGCCATTGCTGTAAAAGCAGGCGGTGCTATTCCAGAAAACAATCCAATGCTACGTCGTGCAATTCAAAATGCCAAAAGTGTACAAATGCCAAAAGACAGAGTTGAAGCTGCAATAAAAAGAGCAACATCTAAAGATGAAAAAGCATACGAAGAAGTAGTGTACGAAGGCATGGGACCACATGCAGTAGCAATTGTTATAGAAACAGCTACAGACAATCCAGTACGTACTGTTGCCAATCTACGTACAATATTGAATAAAAATGGTGGCTCAATGGGTACTTCTGGTATGCATGATTTTATTTTTGATAGAAAAGGTGTTTTCACAATTAATTCAACTGGATTAAATAAAGATGATTTAGAATTAGAATTGATAGATGCTGGTTTAGATAATTTAGAAACAAACGATGAAGGTCAGTTTGTAATTTATGCAGCATTTCAAGATTTTGGTTCTATGCAAAATGCTTTAGAAGCAAGAAAAATTGAAGTAATTAAATCAGAATTACAAAGATTGCCTAATCATACAAAAGAACTATCTGAAGAACAGGTTGATGAAGTATTAGAATTGATAGACAAATTAGAGCAAGATGATGATGTACAACATGTATTCCACAATCTTTCTTAA
- a CDS encoding energy transducer TonB has protein sequence MNVKKKQNFIKKQEYPGGTVAMRKYFSENLKYPEIAIKNRVEGKVLVAYTVDFDGHVSDAKILKGISTECDAEAIRLVKGLKFSAQNNHGIRITSSHKIKVTFKLPAIQIPKTQTTLKYNIVSKNNKVEEKKITKQNNTYNYTIKIEK, from the coding sequence ATGAACGTAAAAAAGAAACAAAATTTCATAAAAAAACAGGAGTATCCTGGTGGAACTGTTGCGATGAGAAAATATTTTTCTGAAAATTTAAAATATCCAGAAATTGCAATAAAAAATAGGGTAGAAGGTAAAGTTCTTGTTGCCTATACTGTAGATTTTGATGGACATGTAAGTGATGCAAAAATTCTAAAAGGAATTAGTACTGAATGTGATGCAGAAGCAATAAGATTGGTAAAAGGTTTGAAATTTTCAGCGCAAAATAACCATGGAATAAGAATAACATCAAGCCATAAGATAAAAGTTACTTTCAAACTACCAGCAATACAAATACCAAAAACACAAACAACATTGAAATATAATATAGTAAGCAAGAACAACAAAGTTGAAGAAAAAAAAATAACAAAACAAAATAACACCTATAACTACACTATTAAAATTGAAAAATGA
- the bshB1 gene encoding bacillithiol biosynthesis deacetylase BshB1, translating to MKLDILVFAAHPDDAELACGGTIAKYVAMGKKIGIVDLTQGELSSRGDVPTRKKETENSSKILGITIRENLLYRDGFFEIDEQHLLGIIKKIRKYQPELILCNAIKDRHPDHSRAGELVARANFLSGLLKIESLEGMEKQKSWRARKLFHYIQEQYVEPSFVVDISNFIEQKIDSIRAFESQFYKSDATNEPKTKISSEDYIDFIIARSKEMGNQCNFEYAEGFSCNTIIGVDNIFDIH from the coding sequence ATGAAATTAGATATATTAGTATTTGCAGCACATCCTGATGATGCTGAATTGGCATGTGGAGGCACCATCGCAAAATATGTTGCCATGGGCAAGAAAATTGGAATTGTAGATTTAACTCAGGGAGAATTGAGTTCTAGAGGAGATGTGCCTACTCGAAAAAAGGAAACTGAAAATTCTAGTAAAATACTTGGAATTACAATAAGGGAAAATTTATTGTATAGAGATGGCTTTTTTGAGATTGATGAACAACATCTGCTTGGTATCATAAAAAAAATAAGAAAATATCAGCCAGAGTTGATTTTATGTAATGCAATAAAAGATAGGCATCCTGATCATTCTAGAGCTGGTGAACTAGTAGCACGTGCAAATTTCCTGAGTGGCTTGCTAAAAATTGAAAGTCTTGAAGGAATGGAAAAACAAAAATCTTGGCGTGCCAGAAAACTATTTCATTACATTCAAGAACAGTATGTTGAACCTAGTTTTGTTGTTGATATCAGTAATTTTATAGAACAAAAAATTGATTCTATAAGAGCATTTGAATCACAGTTTTATAAAAGTGATGCGACAAATGAACCAAAAACAAAAATATCAAGTGAAGATTATATTGATTTTATTATAGCAAGATCTAAAGAAATGGGTAATCAATGTAATTTTGAATACGCAGAAGGCTTTAGTTGTAATACTATAATTGGCGTTGATAATATATTTGATATCCATTAA
- a CDS encoding DUF288 domain-containing protein — MKKALVITSIANDQHPVLQLYAKKCTEINMPFICIGDTKSPTEFKLDGCDFWSVERQLTLDSKFAKICPTRHYARKNIGYLIAIEQGFEELVETDDDNLPKDEFWDFKNERHVSAYDVKDIGWVNIYKYYSKNFIWPRGLPLQELQKAHPELSNFSVKSIDCPIQQGLADENPDVDAVYRLTYPLPLNFDFDHNIALGNNAWSPFNSQNTQWYKDAFPLLYLPAYCSFRMTDIWRSFVAQRIAWENDWSILYHKATVWKERNEHNLLKDFEDEIPGYLNNAKIANDLSDLSLKGGKDNLLNDLILCYDMLTKNGYVGKEEMELVHAWSDDLNKIL; from the coding sequence ATGAAGAAAGCTTTAGTAATTACTTCAATAGCAAACGACCAACATCCAGTACTACAATTGTACGCAAAAAAATGTACAGAAATCAATATGCCTTTTATTTGTATTGGCGATACCAAATCTCCAACGGAATTTAAATTAGATGGTTGTGATTTTTGGAGTGTAGAGCGTCAATTAACACTTGATTCAAAATTTGCAAAAATTTGTCCAACAAGACATTATGCACGTAAAAATATAGGTTACTTGATAGCTATAGAACAAGGTTTTGAAGAATTAGTAGAAACAGATGATGATAATTTGCCAAAAGATGAGTTTTGGGACTTTAAAAATGAAAGACATGTTTCTGCATATGATGTTAAAGATATTGGTTGGGTAAATATTTATAAATATTATTCTAAAAACTTTATTTGGCCAAGAGGTTTGCCATTGCAAGAATTACAGAAAGCACATCCTGAATTGTCGAATTTTAGTGTAAAAAGTATAGATTGTCCAATTCAACAAGGTTTGGCTGACGAAAATCCAGATGTTGATGCAGTTTATAGATTAACTTATCCTCTTCCACTAAATTTTGATTTTGACCATAATATTGCTTTAGGAAATAATGCATGGAGTCCATTCAATAGTCAAAATACGCAATGGTACAAAGATGCATTTCCATTATTATATCTTCCAGCTTATTGTAGTTTTAGAATGACAGATATTTGGAGAAGTTTCGTTGCACAAAGAATTGCATGGGAAAATGATTGGAGTATCTTATATCATAAAGCTACAGTTTGGAAAGAAAGAAATGAACATAATTTATTGAAAGATTTTGAAGATGAAATTCCTGGATATCTTAATAATGCAAAAATTGCAAATGATTTAAGTGATTTATCACTTAAAGGTGGAAAAGATAACTTACTGAATGATTTGATTTTATGTTACGATATGTTAACTAAAAATGGATATGTTGGTAAAGAAGAAATGGAATTAGTACACGCTTGGAGTGATGATTTAAATAAAATTCTATAA
- a CDS encoding glycosyltransferase has product MANEEEDFAPFVDLLKRVMDVIGTGKIYFVIDNASKDKTLELARALEKEDNRFEVIWAPDNKNVVDAYLKGFQVAYDNGHDIIIEMDAGLSHDPRAIPMYLRVLNEGNECAFGSRFIKDGSMGDSPWRRRLLSKSGTVLANLLLGTRLYDMTSGFQGFHREIIGKLLKYPLKSKAHFYQTEVKYLLRKHRIAEIPIHYQAPSPRVSSKAIKNANETLLWYFTQRLKGNTPSI; this is encoded by the coding sequence ATGGCTAATGAAGAAGAAGATTTTGCACCATTTGTAGATTTGCTCAAAAGAGTGATGGATGTAATTGGTACTGGGAAAATCTATTTTGTGATTGATAACGCATCTAAAGATAAGACATTAGAGTTGGCAAGAGCATTAGAAAAAGAAGATAATCGATTTGAAGTTATTTGGGCACCAGACAACAAAAATGTTGTAGACGCATATCTAAAAGGATTTCAGGTTGCTTATGATAATGGACATGATATAATTATTGAAATGGACGCAGGTCTTAGTCACGACCCAAGAGCAATTCCAATGTATTTACGCGTATTAAACGAAGGAAATGAATGTGCTTTTGGCTCAAGATTTATCAAAGATGGTTCAATGGGCGATTCTCCATGGCGAAGAAGATTATTGTCAAAATCTGGAACTGTGTTAGCTAATCTGCTTTTAGGTACAAGATTGTATGACATGACATCAGGATTTCAAGGTTTCCATAGAGAAATTATTGGAAAATTGTTAAAATATCCACTAAAATCCAAAGCACATTTTTACCAAACAGAAGTAAAATATTTGTTGAGAAAGCACAGAATTGCAGAAATTCCAATTCACTATCAAGCACCATCACCACGTGTGTCTTCAAAAGCTATAAAAAATGCGAATGAAACTTTACTTTGGTATTTTACACAGCGCCTAAAAGGTAATACACCATCAATTTAA
- a CDS encoding diacylglycerol kinase family protein, producing the protein MEKKRFSLLKQIKSFKYAINGMKILVADEHNSRIHIFFMLLAISCGFIFKISIGEWITLCVLFGIVFLTELINSAIENLCNYLTMENNITIGKIKDLSAAAVLVAAITSFVVGCIIFIPKFLLLFK; encoded by the coding sequence ATGGAGAAAAAAAGATTTTCGTTGCTTAAACAAATTAAAAGTTTCAAATACGCTATAAATGGCATGAAAATATTGGTTGCTGATGAGCATAATTCCAGAATTCATATATTTTTTATGTTGTTGGCAATTTCATGTGGATTCATTTTTAAAATTTCAATAGGCGAGTGGATTACGCTTTGCGTGCTGTTTGGCATTGTATTTTTGACTGAATTGATAAATTCTGCGATTGAAAATCTGTGTAATTATTTGACTATGGAAAACAATATTACCATAGGCAAAATAAAAGATTTGAGCGCTGCTGCAGTATTGGTAGCTGCAATAACATCATTTGTGGTAGGTTGTATTATTTTTATTCCAAAATTTTTATTGTTATTTAAATAG
- a CDS encoding 4Fe-4S cluster-binding domain-containing protein, with protein MLNFDIEREIPVMEHFYTIQGEGYFTGTAAYFIRLAGCDVGCHWCDVKESWTVKQNQLLSYEALINAIQKTPTKLIVITGGEPLMYDINTLVSYLKKFDYQINIETSGSYSLNTKLDWICVSPKKFKNVLPEVLAQADELKCIIYNASDFDFALKNYENYKLLTDKAIKLYLQVEWSVQEKMLPQIIVFVKLHPEWNISLQTHKYLDIP; from the coding sequence ATGCTAAATTTTGATATTGAACGAGAAATTCCAGTAATGGAACATTTTTACACGATTCAAGGCGAAGGTTATTTTACAGGCACAGCAGCGTATTTTATTAGACTAGCTGGTTGTGATGTTGGTTGCCATTGGTGCGATGTTAAAGAATCTTGGACAGTAAAACAAAATCAATTATTGAGCTATGAAGCATTAATAAATGCCATTCAAAAAACACCAACAAAACTAATTGTAATCACTGGTGGCGAACCATTAATGTATGATATAAATACTTTAGTTAGTTATCTTAAGAAATTTGATTATCAAATAAATATAGAAACATCTGGAAGTTATAGTTTAAATACAAAATTAGATTGGATTTGCGTTTCGCCAAAGAAATTCAAAAATGTTTTACCAGAAGTTTTAGCACAAGCAGACGAACTAAAATGTATTATTTATAATGCATCAGATTTTGATTTTGCACTAAAAAATTATGAGAATTATAAATTACTAACTGACAAGGCAATAAAATTATATTTACAAGTTGAATGGTCAGTTCAAGAAAAAATGTTACCACAGATTATAGTGTTTGTAAAATTACATCCAGAATGGAATATTTCGTTACAAACACATAAATACTTAGATATACCATAA
- a CDS encoding DUF5103 domain-containing protein, producing MSKFIISYILLLFSVCVYGKVYETQTNDPTLKTVQLYPKNKPLDLPIMGLNGSGTLELHFDDLAQTNRTYYYTVIQCHTDWTPTILNQMEYIDGFIESTIYDYDFSAGVKQKYTHYRLEIPNQDMTITKSGNYVLVVYENSMQEPLFTHRFMVAENRVGVNANVAYARNLYDRNKFQDITFTINYKGYTIFNPQVEIRATVLQNNRWDNAVQNVPPYLVGLNTISYDYMNTFLFPSGREFRQFDTRSLRFKGQNIRVLDVNRDYNQVYLLYDLPLMNQSYNFFQDMNGGYYIENFDLNNYMTQVDYTWVQFNIDYKKPIPNGKLYVVGAFNQWKCDENSELEYIEDEQAYVANIYMKQGLYNYAYVFVDDQGKKHYDITEGYYADTENNYTILIYHTPFGERYDRIIAIKNINSLTDR from the coding sequence ATGTCTAAATTCATTATAAGTTATATCTTATTGCTGTTTTCTGTTTGTGTATATGGAAAAGTGTATGAAACTCAAACAAATGATCCAACACTAAAAACAGTACAATTATACCCAAAAAACAAACCACTTGATTTGCCAATCATGGGATTAAATGGTTCTGGAACATTAGAATTGCATTTCGATGATTTGGCGCAAACTAATAGAACTTATTACTATACAGTAATTCAATGTCATACAGATTGGACACCAACAATTCTTAATCAAATGGAATATATTGATGGCTTTATAGAATCAACAATATATGATTACGATTTCTCAGCTGGCGTAAAGCAAAAATATACACACTATCGTTTAGAAATTCCAAACCAAGACATGACAATTACAAAATCGGGTAATTACGTTCTTGTAGTATATGAAAATTCCATGCAAGAGCCATTGTTCACACATAGATTTATGGTAGCAGAAAATAGGGTTGGAGTGAATGCAAATGTTGCCTATGCAAGAAATTTATACGACAGAAATAAATTTCAAGATATTACTTTCACAATAAATTACAAAGGATATACTATTTTCAATCCACAAGTAGAAATAAGAGCTACAGTACTACAAAATAATAGATGGGACAATGCTGTTCAAAATGTTCCACCATATTTAGTTGGATTAAATACCATAAGCTACGATTACATGAATACTTTTCTTTTTCCTTCAGGAAGAGAATTTAGACAGTTTGATACACGATCATTAAGATTTAAAGGTCAGAATATTAGAGTATTAGATGTAAATAGAGACTATAATCAAGTTTATCTATTGTATGATTTACCATTAATGAATCAAAGCTACAATTTCTTTCAAGATATGAATGGTGGCTATTATATCGAGAATTTTGATTTGAATAATTACATGACTCAGGTAGATTATACTTGGGTGCAATTTAATATAGATTATAAAAAACCAATACCTAATGGCAAATTATATGTTGTTGGTGCATTTAATCAATGGAAATGTGATGAAAATTCTGAATTGGAATATATTGAAGATGAGCAAGCATATGTGGCAAACATTTATATGAAGCAAGGTTTATACAATTATGCATATGTTTTTGTAGATGACCAAGGCAAAAAGCACTATGATATTACAGAAGGATATTACGCTGATACAGAAAATAATTATACAATTCTAATATACCATACACCATTTGGAGAACGTTATGATAGAATTATTGCCATAAAAAATATAAATTCTCTCACAGATAGATAA
- a CDS encoding T9SS type A sorting domain-containing protein produces the protein MRNILQATLFVLSIFILQNAKAQDTIVYIPDDNFKAKLLQADTINFAFALDSLFYPIRIDINNDGEIQQNEANRVYILMNIADSNIATLEGINSFINLVGIGIFSTSLAHLDIRLPNLLDFSCGYCNLTNIDLSGMPKLEYLSLDYNQLTNLDLSANPNLELLYLDNNLLNTLDLKANTKLYELFCDNNQLTSLDISMIPNLDILFCSNNQITSLFLKNNKMNYDTTSNIYYDFGGNLDLKYICADEFEIGVLKQKMDFFGYTDVIINSFCSSSAAGSFYNLNVVSRYDANNNGCTAQDSLFPNLKYKISNATDSGYAISDAKGNMSINLEAGTYTIQPIFTHPYYTISPSQATVSLPEDTLSTQFCIFPIATINDVSVTIIPTVAARPGFSDATYEIVYTNKGSTTVGGTIEFNFQDSLQDYQSSTEVPTSNSNGVLTFEYSNLKSFESRSIFVTLRTNAPTDEPAVNGGDVLTLSATINMTNTPNQNADDDTSIIRQTVVNSFDPNDKRCLEGDIVTPDLVGDFVNYLIRFENEGTASAVNIVVTDRIDTTKFDVSTLEITSTSHSSRTLISEGNKVQFIFDNIQLPHTEPDKHGYVAFKIKTKSNLVIGDSLKNFADIYFDYNLPITTNTVGSRIDTFARTGGVTSIKSNTNKEGKLSIYPNPSNGNFKIDFVSKGNFPIAIKLIDLNGRVIKQIEQSHDERSTLDISENQLSNGLYQISIQTGKDIWQQKLMIVK, from the coding sequence TCGCTTTTGCACTTGATAGTCTATTTTATCCAATTAGAATTGACATAAACAATGATGGAGAAATACAACAAAATGAAGCAAACAGAGTTTATATATTAATGAATATTGCTGATTCCAATATTGCTACATTAGAAGGCATTAACTCGTTTATAAATTTAGTAGGAATTGGTATTTTTAGCACTTCATTAGCTCATTTAGATATTAGATTACCAAACCTATTGGATTTTAGTTGTGGTTATTGCAATCTTACAAACATAGACTTAAGTGGAATGCCAAAATTAGAGTATTTATCTTTAGATTATAATCAATTAACCAATTTAGATTTAAGTGCAAATCCAAATTTAGAGCTATTGTATTTAGATAATAATTTGCTTAACACATTAGATTTAAAAGCTAATACAAAATTGTATGAATTATTTTGCGATAATAACCAACTTACAAGTTTAGACATAAGTATGATACCAAATTTAGATATTTTATTTTGTTCTAATAATCAAATAACTAGTTTATTTCTAAAAAATAACAAAATGAATTATGATACTACTTCAAATATTTATTACGATTTTGGTGGAAACCTAGATTTAAAATATATTTGTGCTGATGAATTTGAAATAGGTGTCTTAAAACAAAAAATGGATTTTTTTGGATATACAGATGTAATTATAAATTCATTTTGTTCATCAAGTGCAGCTGGAAGTTTCTATAATTTGAATGTCGTTTCTCGCTACGATGCCAACAATAATGGTTGCACAGCACAAGATAGTCTATTTCCAAATTTAAAATATAAAATTAGCAATGCAACAGATTCAGGCTATGCCATATCAGATGCTAAAGGAAATATGAGTATAAACTTAGAAGCAGGTACATATACTATACAACCAATATTTACTCATCCATATTACACAATTTCTCCAAGTCAAGCCACAGTTAGCTTACCAGAAGATACCTTAAGTACACAGTTTTGTATTTTTCCAATAGCAACAATTAATGATGTTTCAGTTACTATTATTCCTACAGTTGCTGCACGTCCAGGCTTTTCAGATGCCACTTATGAAATTGTGTACACCAACAAAGGTAGCACTACAGTTGGTGGAACCATAGAGTTCAATTTTCAAGATTCACTGCAAGATTATCAAAGTTCAACTGAGGTGCCAACAAGCAACAGCAATGGTGTACTTACATTTGAATATAGTAACCTAAAATCATTTGAAAGTAGAAGTATTTTTGTTACACTACGTACCAATGCACCAACAGATGAACCAGCTGTAAATGGTGGCGATGTTTTAACACTTTCAGCAACTATTAATATGACTAATACACCAAATCAGAATGCTGATGATGATACATCAATTATTAGACAAACAGTAGTGAATAGTTTTGATCCAAATGATAAGCGTTGTTTGGAAGGCGATATCGTAACACCAGATTTAGTTGGCGATTTTGTGAATTACTTAATAAGATTTGAGAATGAAGGCACAGCAAGTGCCGTAAATATTGTAGTTACAGACAGAATAGACACCACAAAATTCGATGTCAGTACTTTAGAAATTACATCAACATCACACTCAAGTCGCACACTAATTTCAGAAGGTAATAAAGTACAATTCATTTTTGATAATATTCAACTACCACACACAGAACCAGACAAACATGGCTATGTAGCATTCAAAATAAAAACGAAAAGCAATTTAGTGATAGGAGATAGCCTAAAGAATTTTGCAGACATCTATTTTGATTACAATTTGCCAATTACCACCAACACAGTTGGCTCACGAATAGATACTTTTGCAAGAACAGGTGGCGTAACAAGTATCAAAAGCAATACAAACAAAGAAGGCAAACTGAGTATCTATCCAAATCCGAGCAATGGCAATTTCAAGATAGATTTTGTATCAAAAGGCAACTTTCCAATAGCAATAAAATTGATAGATTTGAATGGCAGAGTCATCAAACAGATAGAACAATCACATGATGAACGAAGCACACTAGACATATCAGAAAATCAATTATCAAATGGATTGTACCAAATCAGCATACAAACAGGCAAAGATATTTGGCAACAGAAACTGATGATAGTGAAGTAA